A single Pseudochaenichthys georgianus chromosome 10, fPseGeo1.2, whole genome shotgun sequence DNA region contains:
- the LOC117454103 gene encoding uncharacterized protein yields MDVRDHDYCSAPEPASLDMSSQATEDNSKTVEDLQKQLQELRVQREFCLQRFAGSDDNIRFYTRFPSYNHLMAFWFLIEPSIYKMVCVTRAISAAKRNEEVVTHARPSTRQLLQPIDEFFIFLCFLSVGLKERDLANRFNVHQSTVSRIIATWTSFLTTLLGSQCIWLTPAEVQAHLPEAFKDFPDTQVILDCTELRCQTPSSLLLQSEMYSTYKSHCTMKALVGIAPHGAVTFVSSLYGGSVSDKEMFKQSGIAALLTENMAVMVDKGFLISYCCKCKVYCPPFLSKQKQMPAYQVRETQAIARLRVHVERVIRRIKENKLFDGVILLSHAYNINQLFAVACMLSNYQNKALVKKWVK; encoded by the exons ATGGATGTCCGTGACCATGATTACTGCTCAGCCCCTGAACCAGCTTCACTGGACATGTCCTCTCAAGCTACAGAAGACAACTCCAAAACAGTGGAGGATCTGCAGAAGCAACTGCAGGAGTTAAGAGTCCAGCGAGAGTTTTGCTTACAGCGGTTTGCTGGCTCCGACGACAACATCCGATTCTATACCAG ATTCCCGAGCTATAACCACCTGATGGCCTTCTGGTTTTTGATTGAGCCTTCCATTTATAAAATGGTTTGTGTCACAAGAGCGATATCAGCTGCCAAGAGGAATGAAGAAGTGGTTACACACGCACGTCCATCAACG AGACAGCTGCTTCAGCCAATTGACGAGTTCTTCATTTTTCTCTGCTTCCTGTCGGTGGGTTTGAAAGAAAGGGACCTTGCAAACCGCTTCAACGTACACCAGTCCACTGTGAGCCGCATCATTGCAACATGGACAAGTTTTCTTACAACTTTATTGGGGTCACAGTGCATCTGGCTTACACCTGCAGAAGTTCAAGCCCACCTCCCAGAGGCCTTCAAAGATTTCCCAGACACACAGGTGATCCTGGATTGCACAGAGCTGAGGTGTCAAACACCATCCTCACTCCTCCTCCAAAGTGAAATGTATTCTACATACAAATCTCACTGCACCATGAAAGCCCTGGTTGGCATAGCCCCACATGGCGCAGTGACATTTGTTTCCAGTCTGTATGGTGGTTCTGTCAGCGACAAGGAGATGTTCAAACAGTCTGGAATAGCTGCGTTGTTGACTGAAAACATGGCAGTGATGGTAGATAAGGGCTTCCTGATCAGCTATTGCTGCAAATGCAAAGTGTACTGCCCACCTTTTCTGTCTAAGCAGAAGCAAATGCCAGCCTATCAGGTGAGGGAGACACAGGCCATTGCCAGACTGAGGGTTCATGTGGAGCGTGTCATCAggaggataaaagagaacaaacTTTTTGATGGCGTCATCCTCCTGTCCCATGCCTACAACATCAACCAACTGTTTGCAGTAGCATGTATGCTGTCAAActatcagaacaaagcactggtCAAGAAATGGGTGAAATAA